TTACTTTGCTActaattttgtttttgccttatttttactAACATATATTCGTTTCatgaaggggtttcattgtgatatgtctGTACAAGCATATAATGTACTTATCTCTTTTACCTCCTCTATTACTTTACACTAGCCTGCCTCCTCATGAGATAACACAATGTTAGCAGGTTTTATTActctatttatatatatgtgtgtgtataatgtactttaatcatgcTCATCCCCTTTCACCCTCTGCTTTTACCATCCTGCTTCCCACTGGTTCCCACTCTTTAATAGACCCCATTTTGTACTCTTCTCATTCATATTTTAAGGTCTAGTTTCTCTGTTTGAGGGTATACATGTGATAGCCACATTTCTCATTGTAGGTTATTTCATTCAAAGTGATAATCTCACCCTTTCTATGTGGTCACAGTGAGCCAGCACCTGGGCTTGGGATTTGGCCACAGCCAAATCTGCTGccacccaccacctcccaactATGTACCCTCTACAAAGTGAGCAAGCTTCTGGTTGTCATGAGAATGTGTAAGCAGGATCTAAGCGCCCTGCTCACTGAAGAGATGTACTTCCTGAGGAAGTGGGTGGAGAGCATGGGTGGTAAAGTATCACCTGCTAGTCCTAAAGCTAAATCAGAAGAAAATGGCAGGGAAGAGAAAACAGATAGTGAGAAAATGGAGGAAAACATAAAGACAGATGAGCTATCAAGTGAGGAAAGTGATCTAGAAATGGACAATGAAGGTGTAACTGAACCAGACACTGATACGCCCCAAGAAGTGGGAGATGAAAATGTAGAGATAACAGAGGAGGTGATGGatcaagcaaatgaaaagaaaggggCTGCCATTGAAGTCCTAAACGATGGGAAATTACAGAAAGCCATTGATTTGTTCACAGATGCCATCAAGCTAATCCTTGCTAGGCCATTGTCTATGCCAAGAAAGCCAGTGTCCTCACCAAATTACAGAAGCCAAATGCTGCCATTCACGACTGTGATAGAACCATTGAAATAAACCCAGATTCACTTCAGCCTTATAAGTGGCAAGGGAAAGCACACAGAAGTTATGATGGCCTTCAGGATGTGGCCTAGAACCCagcaaatatatcaaatatcagAGCAACCTGAAGGTTATGAATCTCATTAGTAAATCACTGGCTGAATTTGGAAGTCAAGCATACTACTCATCTGACAAAATCATTGCTGAAGGAAAAGCAACCTAGGTCACTTAATGGATGCCAATAATACAAACCGTGTACCTCTGGCCTCACTGGGAGAGCTGGGGTGCTTTGAAGTTAACCACTTCCCCTCTGCACCAAAGGCAGCTGACGCATTGTACAGCAGTGTGCCATTAGGGTATTCATTCAGATCATGCTTTTCTACTAAGAATTACAaactttaaatactttttaaacctTGAAAGTATTTCAAACAAATTGAAAGGGTATTAATTCCTCCATGTTATTTGCTaatcattttgggtttttttctttgaagtatcAGGCAAGGAAGATTTATTGCTCTAGTGTGAGTGAAATAAAGGTTTATTAGTGGGAAGCAAATAAAAGTCATTTAAGTAGGTTAAGTTTTGAGTTGAATATATGGTTAGTTaggcatttttgtcttttaaaatccctttttcttttttttaagttcagtAAAACTGTTGGGACCACCAGTATTTCAATATGACCTGGGTAGAGAGTGGAAGTAATTGGCAGGGCAGTGACAGTCTTACCATGTTTTATATCTTGTGCCCTTGTGTGGGTTGCATTTAAATCTTATACTGTGTTGAAgggataatttttttattgttgttacgTTGCAGTGGAGTTGGATTACTTTGTTCATGTCTAGTATATCAAATAAATGTTTCATACCATTGAAAAAGTGATAATCTCTACTTtcatctgttttcctgcaaattacataatttcattcttttttatggatgaatatttttttatgtactttggccatttgaataggGCTGATTTAAACATTTATGCTgacattcctttggatacatgACCAGGAGTGATCtagcttttagttttttgagaaacctccatgttCATTTCAATACTAGTTaccctaatttacattccaatcaACAGTGTATACTgatcccttttccccacatcctcgcctatatttgttgttgtttgtttttttgatgatagtaattctgactggggtgacatGGAATCTtcttgtcattttgatttgcatttcttttatggctaagggtgTTGAAAGTcccttcatatatttattagccatgTGTACttctttgagaactgtctgttcattcACACATGTATTAAGTGGATCATTTGTCTTTTCAGTggtttttggagctctttatatattctggatcaTAATCTTTTATCCAgtgaatagctggcaaaattttcttccattgtgtaggttgtctcttcattcttataattgtttcctttgatatgtACAAGctatttaatttgatgcagtcccatttgtccattcttgaTCTTATTTCCTGTGCTACTGGGGTCCTATTCAGAAAACTATTTCTGCTGCCTTTATCTTCAAAGGTTTTCCCTAAGTTTTCCTATAGACGTTTCAAAGTGTCAGGTTTACATTGAGATCAGTGCTGTATTTTgtattaattctttgcatggtgAGACACAGCATAATTTCAGTCATCCATGTGGCTATCCATTTCCCTGAACTCCATTTGTTGACAACATTGAGTTGTTTCAAAATGTAGGATTCTGGCaaatgtcaaaaatcaggtggcttaTTTCTTACACTTCTACTTCATtggtgtgtgttttttgtttcgtGTCCGttccatgctatttttgttgccACTAGCATCCAGCTTCCTAGACAATCATTTTTATGTTCATTGAAACATCTGCAACCTCTCTGGTCTTTGTCTTCTAATCTCAAACCATGGGATTGCTGTCATTATgggaaaaacacttgaaaaaagcAAATGTAAACCTGACCTGTAACTCACTGCCAGACTTTGTCTCAGTTAAGTCTTGCTGCATAAACTTCTGTTTTTTCACAGGTTCTCCTCATACTGATTCTCCAAGGCATTGCAAGATTAGAATTAGATTCTTACAGTGCCTGGTATATCCCCCCTCTATTGTATTGGgttgattgatttatttttcacaaatgaTTGGAAACTGAAGACGAttaattcaattcccatgattCCTTATAACATCTCTTAAACTCTTTTAATTTAGTCTAAATTTCAAATGTACTCTCCCATTCATTCTTGCAGGAGATTGGAATCTTGAGCTTAAAGGGAACTCAAAGTGGACTATTTACATCTGTTCTCCAGAGATGGTGACAAGCATGACTAAATGTAGGGGTTCTTAGAGTTGTTGATAGGACTTGGAAGAGCACCGATGGCAGACCTCCTTATACTGGTAGTGAGTCAGGCTCTATCACATTCTTCTCTAGGCCAATCAGCTAATTCCTTTGGGCTAGatgattgtttttttccttttatcagtTATGCAAATAGTTTAGTTTGAAAT
Above is a genomic segment from Castor canadensis chromosome 13, mCasCan1.hap1v2, whole genome shotgun sequence containing:
- the LOC109692638 gene encoding LOW QUALITY PROTEIN: putative protein FAM10A4 (The sequence of the model RefSeq protein was modified relative to this genomic sequence to represent the inferred CDS: inserted 1 base in 1 codon; substituted 1 base at 1 genomic stop codon): MGAQHLLKETIVEQQIVNHTDLVRLPQEAMSIIVINVIITVVTDFPPGVLSMCYLACLMVLLEPAPGLGIWPQPNLLPPTTSQLCTLYKVSKLLVVMRMCKQDLSALLTEEMYFLRKWVESMGGKVSPASPKAKSEENGREEKTDSEKMEENIKTDELSSEESDLEMDNEGVTEPDTDTPQEVGDENVEITEEVMDQANEKKGAAIEVLNDGKLQKAIDLFTDAIKXNPCXAIVYAKKASVLTKLQKPNAAIHDCDRTIEINPDSLQPYKWQGKAHRSYDGLQDVA